One genomic segment of Rhizobium gallicum bv. gallicum R602sp includes these proteins:
- a CDS encoding ABC transporter ATP-binding protein codes for MIFEAKDLSRSFIAGRSAFRDLANHFLRDRPPTVLRAVDNVSLTLRKGETLGVVGESGCGKSTLARMIAGILPASSGERHFRGEPYDSFLTRKRDALKIQMVFQDPLSSLNPRLRVGEIVGEAAVLHGLVPRSLVKDYVVDILARVGLPADGVGRYPHQFSGGQRQRVGVARALAVKPDMLICDEAVAALDVSVQAQIINLLMDIRRDSGLAMIFISHDLGVIRHLCDRVAVMYLGRVVELAETEQLFASPAHPYTRMLLDGMPKISLQRRKFMPIQGEIPSPLNPPPGCHFHPRCPIATDHCRRTRPELREIASGHVHACLNVEAQ; via the coding sequence ATGATCTTCGAAGCAAAGGATCTGTCGCGCAGCTTCATAGCGGGACGCAGCGCATTTCGCGATCTCGCGAACCACTTTTTGCGTGACCGCCCGCCCACCGTGCTGCGCGCCGTCGACAACGTCTCGCTCACGCTGCGCAAGGGCGAAACACTTGGCGTCGTCGGCGAATCCGGCTGCGGGAAATCGACACTGGCGCGGATGATCGCCGGCATTCTGCCTGCCTCCTCCGGCGAGCGGCACTTCCGCGGTGAGCCCTACGACAGCTTCCTTACCCGTAAGCGCGATGCACTGAAAATCCAGATGGTCTTCCAGGACCCGCTTTCCTCTCTCAATCCGCGCCTACGCGTCGGCGAGATCGTCGGCGAGGCGGCAGTCCTGCACGGACTAGTGCCGCGCTCACTGGTAAAGGATTATGTGGTCGACATCCTTGCGCGCGTCGGCCTGCCCGCGGACGGCGTCGGCCGCTACCCTCATCAATTTTCCGGTGGTCAGCGTCAGCGCGTGGGCGTCGCCCGGGCGCTGGCAGTAAAGCCCGACATGCTGATCTGCGATGAGGCGGTGGCCGCACTCGACGTGTCTGTCCAGGCGCAGATCATCAATCTCCTGATGGACATCAGGCGCGACAGCGGCCTTGCGATGATCTTCATCAGCCATGATCTTGGCGTCATCCGCCATTTGTGCGACCGGGTAGCCGTTATGTATCTCGGCCGCGTCGTGGAGCTTGCCGAGACCGAGCAGCTCTTCGCGTCGCCTGCGCACCCCTATACGCGCATGCTGCTCGACGGCATGCCGAAGATCTCGCTGCAGCGACGCAAGTTCATGCCGATCCAGGGCGAAATCCCCTCGCCGCTCAACCCGCCCCCCGGCTGCCATTTCCATCCGCGCTGTCCAATTGCGACCGACCATTGCAGACGGACACGTCCGGAGTTGCGAGAGATTGCGTCGGGGCACGTTCACGCATGCTTGAATGTTGAAGCTCAATAA
- a CDS encoding ABC transporter ATP-binding protein translates to MTKPFFQVDRLNTWFFTRQGVMKSVRDISFDLRRGEVLGIVGESGSGKSVTGMSIMGQVDEPGRIVSGSISLDGTELTVLDFEAMRRYRGRRIAMVFQNPLMTLNPLMRVRDQMYEAIEEHENVSRKEKHNRCIEALKAVGIPSPEERLDAYPHEMSGGMRQRVVIATALLLGPDMIIADEPTTALDVTIQAQIIYHIRRQIDERGLGMIWITHDLSTLSELADRIMIMYAGAMMEIGTTEDIIGSPRHPYTRKLLDSVPSRNIPGEKLRQIPGNMPSLLSLGKGCPFASRCERATEICSEPVPATELSATHRIWCYHPFEG, encoded by the coding sequence ATGACGAAACCCTTCTTCCAAGTCGACCGCCTCAACACCTGGTTCTTCACTCGCCAAGGGGTGATGAAATCGGTGCGCGACATTTCCTTCGACCTTCGCCGCGGCGAGGTGCTCGGCATCGTCGGCGAATCCGGTTCGGGCAAATCGGTGACGGGCATGTCGATCATGGGCCAGGTCGATGAGCCGGGCCGCATCGTTTCCGGCTCGATCTCGCTCGATGGTACGGAGCTGACGGTACTCGACTTCGAGGCGATGCGCCGCTATCGCGGCCGGCGGATCGCCATGGTCTTCCAGAACCCCTTGATGACGCTGAATCCGCTGATGCGCGTGCGCGACCAGATGTACGAAGCGATCGAAGAACACGAGAATGTCTCCCGCAAGGAGAAGCACAACCGCTGCATCGAGGCGCTGAAGGCCGTGGGGATTCCCTCGCCGGAGGAGCGGCTGGACGCCTATCCGCACGAGATGTCGGGCGGCATGCGCCAGCGCGTCGTCATCGCCACCGCCCTGCTGCTCGGACCGGACATGATCATCGCAGACGAGCCGACGACGGCTCTCGACGTGACGATCCAGGCTCAGATCATCTACCATATCCGCCGCCAGATCGATGAACGCGGCCTCGGCATGATCTGGATCACTCACGATCTTTCGACGCTTTCGGAACTCGCCGACCGGATCATGATCATGTATGCGGGCGCGATGATGGAAATCGGCACGACCGAGGATATCATCGGCTCCCCGCGCCATCCTTACACCCGCAAGCTTCTCGATTCCGTTCCCTCGCGCAACATACCTGGGGAGAAGCTGAGGCAGATCCCGGGCAACATGCCCTCGCTGCTTTCGCTCGGAAAGGGCTGTCCCTTCGCCAGCCGCTGCGAGCGGGCGACGGAGATCTGCAGCGAGCCGGTGCCGGCGACGGAGCTATCGGCCACGCACCGCATCTGGTGCTATCATCCATTCGAGGGCTGA
- a CDS encoding ABC transporter permease: MSMTEFNNFALRFAESRTAIISLLISLVFVACALLAPLISPTDPYDLTQLQLSDALKPAGSKRMLPGEEVRANIRLQDGATSVEPAAPAQTRNSIAAESCGPNCLSVGVLPEGTKFASLQIRNLPAGATVEGGRKHIVQPWWTVDNPEGGKVRIVSNGPLPENFTVLAIAKSLDQETNFVFRLGTDSFGRDMLSAILYGIRISVFVGLVAAGAAMLLGTGLGLLSAWRGGMTDAIIMRAVDFMLGLPALLVGLAILAILGNGVSKVVLAIVIVQWSYYARTARSFAMSELSKEYVEAARCLRLSPTRIMLRHVLPNCMPQIIVLFTLNIAAAISLESSLSFLGVGLPLTRPSLGMLIASGYEFIFSHKYWISIYPGVVLLVMIVAMNLLGDRLRDLNNPRLDR; the protein is encoded by the coding sequence ATGAGCATGACCGAATTCAACAATTTCGCGCTGCGTTTCGCCGAAAGCCGCACCGCCATCATCAGTCTGCTGATCAGCCTCGTTTTCGTCGCGTGCGCCCTCCTCGCACCTCTGATCTCGCCAACGGACCCCTACGACCTGACGCAGCTTCAGCTTTCGGACGCATTGAAGCCCGCCGGCTCGAAGCGCATGCTGCCGGGAGAGGAAGTCCGCGCCAACATCCGCCTGCAGGACGGTGCGACCTCGGTCGAACCCGCCGCACCGGCACAGACCCGCAATAGTATCGCGGCCGAGTCCTGCGGACCGAACTGTCTCAGCGTCGGCGTGCTGCCGGAAGGCACGAAGTTCGCCAGCCTGCAGATCCGCAACCTGCCGGCCGGCGCCACCGTGGAAGGCGGTAGGAAGCATATCGTCCAGCCCTGGTGGACCGTGGACAACCCGGAGGGCGGCAAGGTCAGGATCGTTTCGAACGGCCCGCTCCCTGAAAACTTCACCGTCCTCGCCATCGCGAAATCCCTCGATCAGGAGACGAATTTCGTCTTTCGTCTCGGCACCGACAGCTTCGGCCGCGACATGCTTTCCGCCATCCTCTACGGCATCAGGATCAGCGTCTTCGTCGGGCTGGTGGCGGCAGGCGCCGCGATGTTGCTCGGCACCGGGCTCGGGCTTCTCTCTGCCTGGCGTGGCGGCATGACAGACGCGATCATCATGCGTGCGGTCGATTTCATGCTCGGCCTTCCGGCCCTGCTCGTCGGGCTTGCGATCCTCGCCATCCTGGGCAACGGCGTCAGCAAGGTCGTGCTCGCCATCGTCATCGTGCAATGGTCCTATTATGCGCGCACGGCCCGCTCCTTCGCCATGAGCGAACTCAGCAAGGAATATGTCGAGGCGGCAAGGTGCCTGCGCCTTTCGCCCACACGCATCATGCTGCGCCACGTGCTTCCGAATTGCATGCCGCAGATCATCGTGCTCTTCACGCTCAACATCGCCGCGGCGATCTCGCTCGAATCCTCACTGAGTTTCCTCGGCGTCGGCCTGCCGCTCACCAGGCCCTCGCTCGGTATGCTGATCGCCAGCGGCTACGAATTCATCTTCTCGCACAAGTACTGGATCAGCATCTATCCGGGGGTGGTGCTGCTGGTGATGATCGTCGCCATGAACCTGCTCGGAGACCGGTTGCGCGATCTAAACAACCCGCGGCTCGACCGCTAG
- a CDS encoding ABC transporter permease yields the protein MFSFVLQRLLQSVVVIFVLSVVLFVGVWLIGNPADILISSEASEADRLAAITALGLDKPLWQQYLIFLGNAVQGDWGTSFVYKEPVTSILLQRLPASLELGLVAFIIAIAVSVPAGLYSGLRPESPLGRGVIAFSLIGVSIPTFWQGMLLIVAFGIALPILPVGDRGQVTTHFGITTSLWTLDGWSHVVMPAFSLALLKMSLLMRVTRAATMEISRLDFVKFAYAKGVRSRKVVVRHILRNALVPLITVTGIELANLLAYGVITETVFSWPGLGKLLINSIKVLDRPLIVAQLTYTALLFIAINFIVDILHMAIDPRVKSVLRRAA from the coding sequence ATGTTCTCCTTCGTGCTGCAGCGTTTGTTGCAAAGCGTGGTCGTGATCTTTGTGCTGTCGGTCGTGCTGTTCGTCGGGGTGTGGCTGATCGGCAATCCGGCAGACATCCTGATTTCGTCGGAGGCTTCAGAGGCCGACCGGCTGGCCGCCATCACCGCACTCGGGCTCGACAAGCCGCTCTGGCAGCAATACCTGATCTTCCTCGGCAATGCCGTGCAGGGAGACTGGGGCACCTCCTTTGTCTACAAGGAACCCGTCACCAGCATCCTGCTGCAACGCCTGCCGGCTAGCCTCGAACTCGGTCTGGTGGCCTTCATCATCGCCATTGCCGTTTCCGTGCCGGCCGGGCTTTACTCAGGGCTTAGACCGGAATCGCCGCTCGGGCGTGGCGTCATAGCCTTCTCGCTGATCGGCGTTAGCATCCCCACCTTCTGGCAGGGCATGCTCCTGATCGTCGCCTTCGGCATCGCTCTGCCAATCCTGCCGGTCGGCGACCGGGGCCAGGTGACGACCCATTTCGGCATCACCACCAGCCTCTGGACGCTTGACGGCTGGTCGCATGTCGTCATGCCAGCCTTCAGTCTGGCGCTCCTCAAGATGTCGTTGCTGATGCGCGTCACGCGCGCCGCGACGATGGAAATCTCCCGCCTCGACTTCGTTAAGTTCGCCTATGCGAAAGGCGTGCGCAGCCGTAAGGTGGTCGTCAGGCATATCCTGCGCAATGCGCTGGTTCCGCTCATCACGGTAACAGGGATCGAACTCGCCAACCTGCTGGCCTACGGTGTGATCACCGAAACAGTATTTTCCTGGCCCGGGCTTGGCAAGCTGCTGATCAACTCGATCAAGGTACTGGATCGTCCGCTGATCGTGGCCCAACTCACCTATACGGCGCTACTGTTCATCGCCATCAACTTCATCGTCGACATCCTGCATATGGCCATCGATCCGCGCGTGAAATCCGTTCTGAGGCGCGCGGCATGA
- a CDS encoding class-II fumarase/aspartase family protein, whose product MGTEFNDALTSQYDYRGLRDAFAPPAMYQAFLDVEKAVALAQGELGMIPIASAEVVAEHCRYEYLDVDRLGTSYRTTRHPLMPLINELVRLCGPRHGGYVHWGITTQNVIQTGLLLLAKRAQAVLDGLLADILRHLGRHARTYAKTVMAGRTHYRHAVPITFGFKVAVWIDEFLQASDRLREAEKRAFVVIAGGAVGCFSALGRQGPAFQSRVAALLGMGEMAIPSRAIRTHMCEYVNALSLTASICHKIAEEVYQSSSEEYGELHEGRIEGTIGSSTMPQKINPILCYGIIANSNKLYSCAGMLMATAHRPFESDGSANQMFEDGLAEVISAISEILVRTELLARDLYVDTERMRANLDLSHGAIFGEFAMMRLGETLGKHRGHELVHDAAMAAAAGKAPFLDELAQLPGGQALRAEIENRLETSSTGGICAEYALHFGSLVQDIAAGAMPTVEQRNINAYLKAAR is encoded by the coding sequence ATGGGTACAGAATTCAACGACGCCCTCACGTCACAATACGATTACCGGGGACTGCGGGACGCTTTTGCTCCGCCGGCCATGTACCAAGCCTTCCTGGATGTCGAAAAGGCTGTAGCGCTCGCTCAGGGAGAGCTCGGCATGATCCCGATTGCCTCGGCGGAGGTGGTCGCTGAACATTGCCGTTACGAGTATCTGGACGTGGACCGGCTGGGCACGTCGTACCGGACGACCCGTCACCCTCTTATGCCGCTGATCAACGAGCTCGTCCGGCTCTGCGGCCCACGGCACGGCGGGTATGTCCACTGGGGCATCACCACGCAGAACGTCATCCAGACCGGACTGCTGCTGCTCGCCAAGCGTGCCCAGGCAGTGCTGGACGGGCTGCTCGCCGACATCCTGCGCCATCTCGGCCGCCATGCCCGCACCTACGCGAAAACCGTCATGGCGGGGCGGACCCATTATCGTCATGCGGTGCCGATCACCTTCGGCTTCAAGGTCGCGGTATGGATCGACGAATTCCTTCAGGCCTCGGATAGGCTTCGGGAAGCCGAAAAGCGTGCCTTCGTCGTCATAGCCGGTGGCGCAGTTGGTTGTTTCTCGGCTCTGGGCAGGCAGGGCCCGGCCTTCCAGTCACGCGTGGCAGCACTTCTCGGCATGGGCGAAATGGCCATTCCCTCGCGGGCGATCCGCACGCATATGTGCGAGTATGTCAATGCGCTGAGCCTGACGGCTTCCATCTGCCACAAGATCGCGGAAGAGGTCTACCAGAGTTCCTCCGAGGAGTACGGGGAGCTGCACGAAGGTCGCATCGAAGGCACTATCGGCTCCTCCACCATGCCGCAGAAGATCAACCCGATCCTCTGCTACGGCATCATCGCCAACAGCAACAAGCTCTATTCCTGCGCCGGCATGCTGATGGCGACCGCCCATCGCCCGTTCGAATCCGACGGCAGCGCCAACCAGATGTTCGAGGACGGACTAGCGGAGGTGATCAGCGCCATTTCCGAAATCCTCGTGCGGACCGAGCTTCTGGCGCGCGACCTCTATGTCGATACGGAGCGGATGCGGGCCAATCTGGACCTGTCGCACGGGGCGATCTTCGGCGAGTTCGCTATGATGCGGCTTGGCGAGACGCTCGGCAAACACAGGGGCCATGAGCTGGTGCACGATGCCGCCATGGCAGCAGCAGCCGGCAAGGCGCCGTTCCTCGACGAACTGGCACAACTCCCGGGCGGCCAGGCACTGCGCGCTGAGATCGAGAACCGGCTTGAGACCAGCAGTACGGGCGGCATATGCGCCGAATATGCGTTGCATTTCGGATCGCTGGTCCAGGATATTGCGGCAGGGGCGATGCCGACCGTAGAGCAGCGCAACATCAACGCCTACCTGAAGGCTGCCCGCTGA
- a CDS encoding ABC transporter substrate-binding protein has protein sequence MRNDNWLETAGFNSGKVSPGIGHYRVKKFAPDVEIGLERNEQYYGTPAAYDSVLVKSLPDNSARIAALLGGSVDVINAVPINSIDSIQSSGKYHLSSIPSTLLIFLLPDQGQEKTPKVSGTDGKNPFLDPRVRKALNLAINREQIAETVMGGMAQPASQIIVDGVFGHNPDLQPYPYDPQEAKRLLADAGYPNGFSMTLNAPSDRYVNGAQVAQAVTAMLSQIGLNVTLETFPFSIYFTKASAYEFSLYLAGAAADTGEGLSQMINLAGTRNPDRGWGGANRGRYSSKVTDKALEDAQSTLDDARREELIRAAVVEVYDDHGYVPLYHEFGVWGVRNGVHYDPNANLTNIFYTARPE, from the coding sequence CTGCGGAACGACAACTGGTTAGAGACAGCCGGCTTCAACAGCGGCAAGGTATCGCCCGGCATCGGGCACTACCGCGTCAAGAAGTTCGCGCCTGATGTTGAGATCGGATTAGAGCGCAACGAACAGTATTACGGCACGCCGGCTGCCTACGATTCGGTGCTGGTCAAATCCCTGCCGGACAACAGCGCCCGCATCGCCGCCCTGCTCGGCGGTTCGGTGGATGTCATCAACGCCGTGCCAATCAACAGCATCGACAGCATCCAGTCCTCGGGCAAGTACCACCTGTCGTCCATTCCTTCCACGCTGCTAATCTTCCTGCTGCCCGACCAGGGTCAGGAAAAGACGCCGAAGGTTTCCGGTACAGACGGAAAGAACCCCTTCCTTGACCCGCGTGTCCGCAAGGCGCTCAACCTCGCTATCAACCGCGAGCAGATCGCCGAAACCGTGATGGGCGGCATGGCTCAACCGGCAAGCCAGATCATCGTGGACGGTGTCTTCGGCCATAATCCCGATCTGCAGCCTTATCCCTATGATCCGCAGGAGGCCAAGCGCCTGCTGGCCGACGCGGGCTATCCGAACGGTTTTTCGATGACGTTGAACGCCCCCAGCGACCGCTACGTCAATGGCGCGCAAGTCGCTCAGGCCGTCACCGCCATGCTCTCGCAGATCGGGCTGAACGTGACGCTTGAGACCTTCCCGTTCAGTATCTACTTCACCAAGGCGAGCGCCTACGAGTTCAGCCTCTATCTGGCCGGTGCCGCCGCCGACACGGGCGAAGGCCTGAGCCAGATGATCAACCTCGCCGGCACCCGAAATCCCGACCGCGGCTGGGGCGGCGCAAACCGTGGGCGCTATTCCAGCAAGGTCACCGACAAGGCGCTTGAAGACGCACAGTCGACGCTGGACGACGCCAGGCGGGAAGAGCTGATCCGTGCGGCGGTGGTCGAAGTCTACGATGACCACGGCTATGTGCCGCTCTACCACGAGTTCGGCGTCTGGGGCGTACGCAATGGCGTGCATTACGACCCCAACGCCAACCTGACCAACATCTTCTACACCGCGCGCCCCGAATAA
- a CDS encoding ABC transporter substrate-binding protein — MKNLSLASFGLALAAATSLVPLPAAAEQLRVGLAALATSVDPHFHRAGYNFDLRENISDALVYTNGVNGSVEPRLAKSWEIQGDTKWVITLEPKAKFDDGNALGADDVIYSICRVRNVPNSPGLFSSFIATIADIKDAGDGKIEIDTKKPDPNLLRSLSNIGIVQNSTGRTLAYDDKTCGTTTG; from the coding sequence ATGAAAAACTTGTCACTGGCATCTTTCGGCTTGGCGCTCGCAGCCGCGACATCGCTTGTGCCGCTTCCGGCAGCGGCTGAACAATTGCGCGTGGGTCTCGCCGCGCTCGCCACCTCGGTCGATCCGCATTTCCACCGCGCCGGCTACAACTTCGATCTTCGCGAGAACATTTCGGACGCGCTCGTCTACACCAACGGCGTCAATGGCAGCGTCGAACCGCGCCTTGCGAAATCATGGGAGATCCAAGGTGATACCAAATGGGTCATCACGCTCGAGCCGAAGGCGAAGTTCGACGACGGTAATGCGCTCGGAGCCGACGACGTGATCTATTCGATCTGCCGGGTGCGCAATGTGCCGAACAGCCCCGGCCTCTTTAGCAGCTTCATCGCCACGATCGCCGATATCAAGGATGCCGGCGATGGCAAGATCGAGATAGACACCAAGAAACCCGATCCGAACCTGCTGCGCAGCTTGAGTAATATCGGCATCGTCCAGAATTCGACCGGCCGCACGCTGGCCTATGACGACAAGACCTGCGGAACGACAACTGGTTAG
- a CDS encoding LysR substrate-binding domain-containing protein, which translates to MQTRRRDLPPMTSLPVFESVGRHMSIAKAADELCLTSGAVSRQIQNLESFLGCDLFERSHRRISFTPVGEVYWDRIHVSLGQIRAVTSDLSVGVDRRPLVIGSPRVFLQKCIMPVLGTLYARRPDIVVKFVTGGHDVEGVDGAIHVGEAISKKGFVCEILGDADLIPVCSPAYLRRAPPLDTPDDLERHTLLRSAEFTRNWERWLGPRAPRIFSSTRFIDLESSGLELTAAVEGLGIAIVRQKLVKQELADGQLVALFEKDMVHEHYFFMFADPKLRSDSFRFFRNWLRDAVVE; encoded by the coding sequence ATGCAAACAAGGCGTAGGGACCTGCCACCCATGACCTCGCTTCCGGTGTTCGAATCGGTGGGGCGGCACATGAGCATTGCCAAGGCGGCGGACGAACTCTGTCTGACATCCGGCGCGGTTAGCCGGCAGATCCAGAATCTTGAATCATTCCTCGGTTGCGATCTCTTCGAGCGGTCGCATCGAAGGATCTCATTCACACCGGTCGGCGAAGTCTACTGGGATAGGATCCATGTTTCACTCGGCCAGATACGCGCGGTGACGAGCGACCTATCGGTCGGCGTCGACCGGCGACCGCTCGTCATCGGCAGCCCGCGCGTCTTTCTGCAGAAATGTATCATGCCGGTGCTTGGAACGCTTTATGCTCGCCGTCCCGACATCGTCGTAAAATTCGTTACGGGCGGGCATGATGTCGAGGGGGTGGACGGTGCAATCCATGTGGGCGAGGCAATCAGCAAAAAGGGATTCGTGTGCGAGATATTGGGCGACGCTGACCTCATACCGGTCTGCAGCCCTGCCTATCTTCGCCGCGCGCCACCCCTCGATACGCCCGACGATCTGGAACGGCATACTTTGCTTCGTTCCGCGGAATTCACCCGCAACTGGGAGCGTTGGCTGGGGCCGCGCGCTCCAAGAATTTTTTCCAGCACACGCTTCATCGATCTCGAAAGCTCCGGCCTCGAACTGACGGCCGCCGTCGAAGGACTTGGCATTGCGATTGTTCGCCAGAAACTGGTCAAGCAGGAACTGGCGGATGGTCAACTCGTTGCGCTGTTCGAGAAAGACATGGTGCATGAGCACTATTTCTTTATGTTCGCCGATCCGAAACTTCGGTCCGACAGTTTCAGATTCTTTCGCAATTGGCTGAGGGACGCGGTTGTGGAATAG